The Triplophysa dalaica isolate WHDGS20190420 chromosome 18, ASM1584641v1, whole genome shotgun sequence genome includes the window AAGATAACTCCGTTTAACGTCCATTTAAGTGATCCAAGTTTAACGCTCTTGATTTTCACAAGTTTTTGAGTGTCGTATTCACAAAGATTTAACAAAACACAAGGCATGGCCGTGATTGAGAAAACACACAGTGGAGGAGTTTACTGCAGTGCCTGTCCAGCCCTGCTCGTGCGGGAGGTCACATGGTCTCTTGGAAGAAGaccgttttttttattttattgaacaaataTAACATCAAAAACATAGTCACAATTAAGAgcagaaataaacaacaataattcaAAAAGCCAGTAAAGGgaagtaaaataaaagcaagtaaaaataaataaaataaaattgagccAGGGgtaacaaaaacttaaaataaattcaagagagagagaaaagccccttttggttttcattataaaaaagctGAAATATTATACTTTGTGCACATTGTAACAGACTTTAATGCTTTGGCATTGTAAGAAGAAGAGATAGTAcccaaataaaaattaaggtcttaaaaaaataaaaagaggttTGACAGACAAAAACTTACACTTTGctagaaaaataaatagatttataagaaaatacttttcttttagatttttgtcaaaattataAAATCCAAATAAGACATCCTTAAACATCAAAGAAAAGTTGACTAATAAAGAAGCATGTACAAAGAGACAAAATTTCCTCCAAAAAGTAGCTACATGAATACAGTCCCAAAAACGATGAGGTACAGACTCGTCTTCCACTCCACAAAAGGAGCAAAGGGGATCCAACtcaggaaacattttttttataaagacattgACTGGATAAAATCGATGCAACAACTTGAAGGAAGAAGACAGTTTTGTGTGATGATAATACACTTTCTTACGTCACAGAAAAACTCTTTACTGAGGCAAATATTCACAACTACTGCATATTAATATCTTGTATTGTCGCAAGATTATGGATTATTCTCCGTCAGCCTTTCTTGAAATCTACTTTGgttatttaatgaaaatgtagataaaaaatatatatatatatctcattTGACTTTTGAAATTTattgtgaatgattttttttagagtTGAATATTTTAAGTCTCATGAagtcatatgtgaccctggatcacaaaaccaggtAGCACGGGAACCTTTTAAGGAAacgccaaaaatacattttatgggtcAAACTTATCGATTTTACTTTTAttgcaaaaatcattagaatattaagtaaagatcatgttgcatgaagatattttgaaaaatgtcctatcctaaatatataaaaacattatttttgtgagcgGATGACCTGCTATCTGATGGAcgactttaaaggcgattttctcaatgtttagatttttttgaaccctcagattccagagctATAAACGTCTGTATCTGTATGTCTGTATTATccttaacaactcatacatcaatagaaatctgaattattcagctttcagatgatgtcaaaatctcaatttcaaaaaatgtataattaagactggttttgttgtccagggtcacatatatcgACAAAATGTGtcttaaactttatttaacctTTAACCGAATCGGTGGCATTTCTATCCCCAGGACATTATGTATACAAGTGCATCAAACAGAGTCGCCTGCACATGATACTGACTGCaaaattaaatttaacatttaaaacattaataaaaactacatagaacactgaaaaaaacatttattgtcgTTTCCACTGTCCAGGGTTTTACTCAGTCCTGTTACCTTAACAGATCTTCACCTCTGAAAACCTGTTCCACAttccaataaacatttttagagTGGAAAGTTTCATCATCTTGGTCTTCTGAAGGCCACGTGATTAACAGaagtacattttcttattttctccatattttatgtttttgcagATATATGGACGGGTCATTCTCAAGACGCAATCCTGTTACCTAATTATTAATCCTTCCTTCTTCTATttaaaaaccctgtaaaaaagtaaaatagttTTCTGAGATTAAACAATACACATTTAGAATAGTAAAATATATGTTGTTAGCTTCggtgttgtaaaaaaaaagttaaattttgCAAATGTCACCCATTCGCGGAATGACCCTAGGCCTAGTCCAATTTGCTCCCATAGGTGGTTTTACAATTGTCCAAAACATCTGGGAAAGATCTGTTTCAGTGGTGTCATTGCTCATGTCATGGATAACACTGGATATCCTTCGTGACAGCGGCCAAGTCATATCTCGCCATACATTTGAATAGTGAAATTGGCTCCATTTTATCCACTACATTTCCAAGTAATTTGTCTAAAAAGCAGACAAACCCAGATTTGAATAGGCAAATACTGACCACTAATAACAAATACACTGAATACATATTGtcttaaatatagttttaatgTGTAAGTGATCTTCATGTACTGTTCATTTTCCATCAGTGATGctaatataaaaaatttaaaagatGTGAGGTTTTGTATCCACTGAActcaaataaacataatttttcctcattttgtgttttcagattcAGCTTTGACCCAATTTCACCAAGGATTATTACACATGCAGAGCCACTTTGCATAGGAGATTCATTCCACTTTTCTATAAATCAGTGTGAATATCACCACACTTCATACAACAGCTGAGCAGGaccacaacatcacaacatcatgACCGTTGCTGGGCACGTTCTTGTGTCGGTTGTAATGGCATTTGCCGGTGTTTCTGGGAACATGTTCAACCTCATTTTCACCATACAGCAGCACCTAAAGTCTAAGAAGATCCAGACTGTTGGTTTGATCTTAAGCATCATCTCTGTCAACAATATTGTCTTGGTCATCGTCATTCTCATGTTGGTGTTGAGCGTCTTTATTGTTCCGACTATCTGGTGTATTAGGCCATATCCTTTTTTTCTCCGCACTGTGATATATCTAATGTTGAACTGCAGTTGTATCAGCTTCTGGAGCATCGCTTGGCAAAGTCTCTTTTACTGTATCAAAGTTGTGAACTTCTCCTCTGAGTTCCTCATATCACTGAAGAGGAACATTTCCACCGTCATCAACACCGCAGTGCTACTGAGTTGCTCGGGTTTCTCAGTGTTCTTCTTACCGATTTTCACGCTCGACCTCCCGGCAACAGACACCAGAAATTTTTCTACAAACTACAGCCTGAATGCCACTCTGAATGCAACCTGCCCGAACCCAACCTTCTTTGTGAAAATTGACGAAATGGCATATATAGTCGCCGCTCTGTTTTTTCTCTGCCCCATTCCCCTGATGATCATGTTGCCCACCTCTCTCAGAATGGTGGTCCACTTGTGTGCCCACACGCTGGCACTCCGGAAGAACCAGACGCAGGTGCAGGGTTCCGACTCGTACGTCCTGGTGTGTAAGCTCACCATCTCCCTGGTGGGGGTTTATCTGACcactttatttattgtgtttttgtttatggtTATAAGGATGATGGAGGGAACTATCACCTACCTCACTTTAGCTTTTGCCTTTAGTTTTTATGGTGCCATGTCGTCTGTCATTCTGACAGCTTCAAACAGGTATCTCAAAGAGAAGCTCTGGAGTCTGTTCTGTTGTAGGAAAGCACAGGAACCTACTACCAAAAGCCAGACATGTGAAACAGTAGACGGTTGATATATACCTAACTACAGGACGCTTGATGTAGTTTATTGTCAAATTCTCTTGATTAATCTCAGTTTTACTGTTTGAATATCTTCTTAAATTTGCTGAATTGTAGTGAagtaaaactgtaaatattcaTGTATTAACAacatatgttcttttgtgtcaGCTGAGGAAAAATTAAGAAtccattttttaattatttccagTTGTACTAAATGTTCTATTTTAAGTTACGAGTTTAGggaaaattatcatttttatttcattctgtgaactgctaACAAGATTTCTAccaaaatgtcaaaaacaaatagtttctattttgatttatttacaataaactgaaacttgagaaacaggtcaaaataacaaaaaagatgatctgtattttttcagaactCAGTACTGCAAAGAGAAAtcattcatattcacttttaagcaatacaaggATTTGAACAtgcatgaaaaatataaaaaatattgttttatgtgataacctcgattCTTGTAACAGTTTTCATGGGTCTTGTCATTCTGTCTATTTCACATTGCTGTCAGATGaatttgtcactcctgaggtttgattttgtcaaACTTCAACagacaatacatctagaaatactgATTCAATGAAAaattggaatggtctcttaatattTTCCATGGCTTTATGTTCTTGTGCTAGTGATcaattaatgaaatatttatttttataacaatatttgGTAAGACTTTCCttaaagcatgtatgtataatgcattataaggagttattaaagggtaaaatgcattataattcttcataatgtgtgttgtaatgcattatatgtagttatgtaaagaattataaccaatctAAAacgtaacaatgaattgctaagtgttgtaatgtattaactgtaattacaattacattacaatgcatttaaaggtgcattacaatgctttaaaactacttttatgatgcattatacatagatgcttcaaggaaagtatAACTCAAGTTTTagataaaagcatatttttaaaagtttatttttctgaacacaaaaaatatgataaaaaacaaatgatacaaaataaaaaaaataaaaattgaaaactttattagaattttttatagtgtgtttgttttgaatacAGTCGTTTCACTGCTTATTTTACCCAGTGATTGCAAACAAAAGGAGGAAGCAAGTATTCAGTTAAACATTTTCGTTATCCGAAGTTTGAGAAACTCAGGAATACCCTTTGTTTCAAAAGTTTGTGAAAGTACATCAACATTCATGACAACCTTATGCGCTTCATCGAAGACTTCCGCTCCGATCTCCTTCTTCACTCTATCTCTCCATGCACTCAGAATGGGTCTGCCTTCAAACACATCTAGACCTGTACCAACCGGCttgaacacacagaaacacacatacaaagctCTTATGTCAAGATCAAAGAGAGTGTTAGTTCACATAGGTCTGGTGCAagagacagaattttcatttttctatcaTCTATCCCATTACACTCACGTGGAATCACTTGTACAGAATGCGTTTTACCTGCATTGTCTCTACAATGGCCACTAGATCTGCCAGTGATATCTTCTCTCCAATGATAAAGGGCCTGTCCTGAAGAAACTTCTCCTCAAATGTCTTCAAAGACATGTTAAGGTCCTCCAGGGCCGAATCCATCTTCTCCTTGGGCACCGGGGTTCCTGTGACCACAGGTAAGACTCCCTAAAATTGTGAAATGCAGTTACAGTCCAAGATCTGGCAAAGAAAtactttttgtaaaatattgtgGTTGGAACCGTTAGCCTATATACATTTAACCAAAAAACAAACTAGTGGACTGAGACGATGGTGGAATTGCAAGATGCACTTTTTGTTTATTCTATTTCTTCAATGATCTTATACCCTAAACCAGAAGACCCTTGAACCGTGAGCTCGTAAGCCAGTGTGCTGCCAGGAAAGATACTCATTGACTCTGGCACGCTTCACGAGGTCAGCTGGATACCAATGATCTGGAGTGCGATGTTTTGCTGCCAAATACTGGAGGATTGCTATGCTGCAAGAAAGAATccagtttgttattttcttacCAATATCTTTAAGTAAACATGCATCAAGTTTAAACCAGGGTTGCGTTCCTAACATACCTCTCTGTGAGGATAAAATCCCCATCTTTAAGGACTGGTACCTTCCTTAAAATGCTGACCGTGCCAAATTCTTCCCCAAATTGTTCACCTTTTAAGCACAGAGAGAAGAAATTGCTACCTCTGTACAAATGCAAAACTGCTAAACTATTCCACAGACATCATTAGGCTtcgtaaaaaaacatttttaaacaaacatcacatgacGCAGTAAAAACCcctaatgtaaataaatgaattaccTGCAGACAAATCCACGCTTTTGTATTCAAAGGGAATTGCGGTTAACTTTGCGAACATAAACACGGCACGACATGGCTGTGAATGAAGATCAAGATATAACTCAAGTGGCATTTTGGATCGCAAGTGTCTAAAGCAAAATGATCCACCCTCAAAACATCAAACTCTTATACTGTTTGTTAATGCTCCGCCCAGCAAGGGTCAATACAACATTCTTATGTTATTACTGTCCGCCTTAATCTAATGTGTTGGGGCCTTTGTCATGATAAAAGACATGGGGTGACAGATAAAAACATGTCAGCATATCAGGGGGGTTTTGCTGATATGTGGTGGATGTAAACTGGagagaaacataaaaaatgcctTTCTTGTTCTttctagctttcctgtagctcagtgcattgcgttaacaacacaagattgtgggtttgatcccagaggattgcacatacctaagtataaatgtaaaggataatgtaagtcgctttggataaaagcgtctgccaaatgcataaatgtaaatgtacttgtaacatttaattattaacTCTTCTATGAGTCTGTACTCGTGTGGTCTTTGAATTATGCTGCAATAGACTAAAGTCCAAGAACAACAATTTCAAACCACATGAAGACTGTGAAAATTATTATACGTATTAAATTATACCTACTAGTGCTAATGTAGCAAaactttaacttttatttacttttattttttcccatttggtcaatatttcaacatttcttGAATAGGCCTATATGTAAGGGCGGCCTTGTCCTTATAGTTTATTGCAAGCACAAAATGATTTACTTCTAATGAATTCAGGTTACATTATGTTATTGAGTATGTAGAGCAACTGAATCACGTTATAATCTGAATACAacctcagtttttttttttttagttaaagctttattaaaaacaccacGAATGCATACagtatgaaaagaaaaacatagtATACATATCACAAACATAGCTACATTATCTTATTTTTGGTGAAAAGCACTTTCTTTGGTTAACTGCAATTGTGACCTGTAGCAGTTTCTAGTATTTGTTTTGAGTTGTCAATCAATTCAGTCAAGTATAAAATGTAGGCCTGTTTTTAAtcctgttgtttttatttttaaaagaaattaagtagctaaaaaataatcatcattttcttatttaagtTAAACGCAATCCATCTTATTTTCAAATCCATATCCAAACAGTAG containing:
- the LOC130407321 gene encoding taste receptor type 2 member 40, which encodes MTVAGHVLVSVVMAFAGVSGNMFNLIFTIQQHLKSKKIQTVGLILSIISVNNIVLVIVILMLVLSVFIVPTIWCIRPYPFFLRTVIYLMLNCSCISFWSIAWQSLFYCIKVVNFSSEFLISLKRNISTVINTAVLLSCSGFSVFFLPIFTLDLPATDTRNFSTNYSLNATLNATCPNPTFFVKIDEMAYIVAALFFLCPIPLMIMLPTSLRMVVHLCAHTLALRKNQTQVQGSDSYVLVCKLTISLVGVYLTTLFIVFLFMVIRMMEGTITYLTLAFAFSFYGAMSSVILTASNRYLKEKLWSLFCCRKAQEPTTKSQTCETVDG
- the gstt1a gene encoding glutathione S-transferase theta-1a, with amino-acid sequence MPLELYLDLHSQPCRAVFMFAKLTAIPFEYKSVDLSAGEQFGEEFGTVSILRKVPVLKDGDFILTESIAILQYLAAKHRTPDHWYPADLVKRARVNEYLSWQHTGLRAHGSRVFWFRGVLPVVTGTPVPKEKMDSALEDLNMSLKTFEEKFLQDRPFIIGEKISLADLVAIVETMQPVGTGLDVFEGRPILSAWRDRVKKEIGAEVFDEAHKVVMNVDVLSQTFETKGIPEFLKLRITKMFN